One window of the Procambarus clarkii isolate CNS0578487 chromosome 89, FALCON_Pclarkii_2.0, whole genome shotgun sequence genome contains the following:
- the LOC123773458 gene encoding OTU domain-containing protein 3, translating to MARKREERAIKNAQRAARKARASQGGQDPSFMSLKQQLVAMGLTLREIPGDGNCLFRALGDQLDGTPNTHQKHRQDVVAYMRQHRNDFEPFVEDDVPFDRHLSNLAELGTYAGNDCIVAFARLHEVVVVIHQLNAPLWQICGRDGKKNMAELHISYHNGDHYNSVRRIGDCSSSPACIKLSVQESEECKDKKKNGTKTSDKEYASDYPEDYCQDYTSEEYNWSADGLDYSEPVYEGLSKAEQMVMDQTECDDLQLIRHQLQAHEYDVHEAIESILNYIVLQHKGEYPQTTSNSSSGLWAPNGTGSRIFGENAAAPPPPSIHPSYQKKTPQEKIQQRLRAQQHISNAKRKELKKQLRKQQAHDRKRQHQAGLDTDEVTSNSNDESEVIIVKDIGCLSI from the exons ATGGCTCGTAAGCGTGAGGAAAGGGCCATCAAAAATGCACAGCGTGCTGCAAGAAAAGCTCGTGCCAGCCAGGGTGGACAAGACCCAAGTTTTATGTCATTAAAGCAGCAGTTAGTTGCTATGGGACTCACTCTCAGAGAAATTCCTGGTGATGG AAATTGCTTATTTCGAGCTCTTGGGGACCAGCTAGATGGTACACCAAATACTCACCAAAAGCATAGACAAGATGTAGTCGCTTATATGAGACAGCACCGAAATGATTTTGAGCCATTTGTTGAAGATGATGTCCCATTTGATAGACACT TGAGCAACCTGGCTGAACTTGGCACGTATGCAGGAAATGATTGTATTGTTGCCTTTGCCCGTCTACATGAAGTTGTGGTTGTGATCCACCAATTGAATGCACCATTGTGGCAG ATTTGTGGAAGAGACGGCAAAAAGAATATGGCAGAACTTCacatatcataccataatggagacCATTATAACAGTGTGCGGAGAATTGGTGACTGTTCATCTAGTCCTGCTTGCATCAAATTATCT GTTCAAGAATCAGAAGAGTGTAAAGATAAAAAGAAAAATGGAACCAAAACCTCAGATAAGGAGTATGCAAGTGATTATCCTGAAGATTACTGTCAAGACTATACAAGTGAAGAATACAATTGGTCAGCGGATGGTTTGGATTATTCTGAACCAGTGTATGAAGGCTTGTCCAAAGCTGAACAGATGGTCATGGATCAGACAGAATGTGACGATTTGCAGTTGATCCGTCATCAACTTCAGGCTCACGAATACGATGTCCATGAAGCTATTGAATCTATACTTAATTATATTGTTCTGCAGCATAAAG GAGAATACCCACAAACTACCTCTAACAGTAGTAGTGGTCTCTGGGCTCCAAATGGTACAGGATCTCGTATATTCGGAGAAAATGCTGCTGCACCTCCTCCACCTTCTATTCATCCAAGCTATCAGAAGAAGACTCCGCAAGAGAAGATTCAGCAACGCCTACGTGCACAACAG CATATCTCCAATGCCAAGCGCAAAGAATTAAAGAAGCAGTTAAGGAAACAACAAGCACACGATCGTAAACGACAACACCAAGCTGGTCTTGATACTGATGAGGTAACCTCCAACTCTAATGATGAGTCTGAGGTAATCATTGTTAAAGATATTGGGTGTCTGAGTATCTAG